In Elaeis guineensis isolate ETL-2024a chromosome 1, EG11, whole genome shotgun sequence, a genomic segment contains:
- the LOC140854376 gene encoding uncharacterized protein isoform X1, translating to MEMDPENIEAVIHQRYGVPEGENSGPSLRFPPGFNFNPNDQELIRLYLDRKIKGEPLLYNVFKDVNLYDYDPEELVGNYELSGEEKFYFFTSRTRKYPNGSRPARAAGGGYWKATGSEKKIYNDDDELVGVKKTLVYYRGKAKENDGVKTDWIMQEYISEITTCKPGDSMKLDDWVLCCIHKKRGAIDNPHNLQNISQAQSNMPTEQDAKNNQSYQTFIDSNGGYDNAIMVQRLVAAPGMQITEFNGSMVPSLAAEPSVQITPSMQLTELNDMVAPSIIAPSDQMIGSNGMLQQFAVATRMQMTEFNGMFQPSAIAPSGQMIDFNRRMPQLGEAYAELMDNHDCMVQKSAISPTEPMTDFNYMAPRFAAAPIEQMMGFYDKTQLSEIADFNAMRQPSPPMTEHNGIMSICNNHSTEQSFQQNLSNAMISGKDHVDQFGMAYGERDEVIGPMKLLCYEPAIEIHDVLSDSIEPKELHADERSRHDVGCRHAEDFSKLDP from the exons ATGGAGATGGACCCAGAAAATATTGAAGCAGTGATTCACCAAAGATATGGAGTTCCAGAGGGGGAGAATAGCGGCCCTTCTTTGAGGTTTCCTCCTGGCTTTAACTTCAACCCGAACGATCAAGAGCTGATACGTTTGTATCTCGACCGCAAGATCAAGGGTGAGCCATTGCTTTACAATGTATTCAAGGATGTCAATCTTTATGATTACGACCCGGAAGAACTAGTTG GAAATTACGAGCTTTctggagaagaaaaattttatttcttcactTCAAGAACACGCAAATATCCAAATGGGAGCCGTCCAGCTCGTGCTGCTGGTGGTGGATATTGGAAAGCCACAGGGTCTGAAAagaaaatctacaatgatgatgaTGAGCTAGTGGGAGTGAAAAAAACCTTGGTATACTATAGAGGAAAGGCTAAAGAAAATGATGGTGTAAAGACTGACTGGATAATGCAAGAGTATATAAGTGAGATCACAACTTGCAAGCCTGGTGATTCAATGAAG CTTGATGATTGGGTTTTATGCTGCATTCATAAGAAAAGAGGTGCTATAGACAATCCTCACAACCTACAGAATATTTCTCAAGCTCAATCAAACATGCCAACCGAACAAGATGCAAAGAATAATCAAAGCTATCAGACTTTTATTGACTCAAATGGTGGCTATGATAATGCCATTATGGTACAACGATTAGTAGCAGCACCAGGTATGCAAATTACTGAATTTAATGGTAGTATGGTCCCATCATTAGCAGCAGAACCAAGTGTGCAAATTACACCAAGCATGCAATTAACTGAACTTAATGATATGGTCGCACCATCAATAATAGCACCAagtgatcaaatgattggttctaATGGAATGCTACAACAATTTGCAGTAGCAACAAGGATGCAAATGACTGAATTTAATGGTATGTTCCAACCATCAGCAATAGCACCAAGTGGACAGATGATTGATTTTAATAGAAGGATGCCACAATTAGGAGAAGCCTATGCTGAGCTAATGGATAATCATGATTGCATGGTACAAAAATCAGCAATATCTCCAACTGAGCCAATGACTGATTTCAATTATATGGCACCACGATTTGCAGCAGCTCCAATCGAACAAATGATGGGCTTCTATGATAAGACACAGCTCTCTGAAATTGCTGATTTCAATGCTATGAGACAACCATCACCACCAATGACTGAACATAATGGGATCATGAGCATCTGCAATAATCATTCAACCGAGCAAAGTTTCCAACAGAACTTGAGCAATGCAATGATATCTGGTAAAGATCATGTGGATCAGTTTGGAATGGCATATGGTGAAAGAGATGAAGTCATAGGTCCAATGAAACTGCTTTGTTATGAGCCAGCAATTGAAATACACGATGTTTTAAGTGATAGTATTGAACCAAAAGAGTTACATGCTGATGAACGTAGTAGACATGATGTTGGTTGCAGGCATGCTGAAGATTTTAGTAAGCTGGATCCATGA
- the LOC140854376 gene encoding NAC domain-containing protein 19-like isoform X3, translating to MEMDPENIEAVIHQRYGVPEGENSGPSLRFPPGFNFNPNDQELIRLYLDRKIKGEPLLYNVFKDVNLYDYDPEELVGNYELSGEEKFYFFTSRTRKYPNGSRPARAAGGGYWKATGSEKKIYNDDDELVGVKKTLVYYRGKAKENDGVKTDWIMQEYISEITTCKPGDSMKLDDWVLCCIHKKRGAIDNPHNLQNISQAQSNMPTEQDAKNNQSYQTFIDSNGGYDNAIMVQRLVAAPVATRMQMTEFNGMFQPSAIAPSGQMIDFNRRMPQLGEAYAELMDNHDCMVQKSAISPTEPMTDFNYMAPRFAAAPIEQMMGFYDKTQLSEIADFNAMRQPSPPMTEHNGIMSICNNHSTEQSFQQNLSNAMISGKDHVDQFGMAYGERDEVIGPMKLLCYEPAIEIHDVLSDSIEPKELHADERSRHDVGCRHAEDFSKLDP from the exons ATGGAGATGGACCCAGAAAATATTGAAGCAGTGATTCACCAAAGATATGGAGTTCCAGAGGGGGAGAATAGCGGCCCTTCTTTGAGGTTTCCTCCTGGCTTTAACTTCAACCCGAACGATCAAGAGCTGATACGTTTGTATCTCGACCGCAAGATCAAGGGTGAGCCATTGCTTTACAATGTATTCAAGGATGTCAATCTTTATGATTACGACCCGGAAGAACTAGTTG GAAATTACGAGCTTTctggagaagaaaaattttatttcttcactTCAAGAACACGCAAATATCCAAATGGGAGCCGTCCAGCTCGTGCTGCTGGTGGTGGATATTGGAAAGCCACAGGGTCTGAAAagaaaatctacaatgatgatgaTGAGCTAGTGGGAGTGAAAAAAACCTTGGTATACTATAGAGGAAAGGCTAAAGAAAATGATGGTGTAAAGACTGACTGGATAATGCAAGAGTATATAAGTGAGATCACAACTTGCAAGCCTGGTGATTCAATGAAG CTTGATGATTGGGTTTTATGCTGCATTCATAAGAAAAGAGGTGCTATAGACAATCCTCACAACCTACAGAATATTTCTCAAGCTCAATCAAACATGCCAACCGAACAAGATGCAAAGAATAATCAAAGCTATCAGACTTTTATTGACTCAAATGGTGGCTATGATAATGCCATTATGGTACAACGATTAGTAGCAGCACCAG TAGCAACAAGGATGCAAATGACTGAATTTAATGGTATGTTCCAACCATCAGCAATAGCACCAAGTGGACAGATGATTGATTTTAATAGAAGGATGCCACAATTAGGAGAAGCCTATGCTGAGCTAATGGATAATCATGATTGCATGGTACAAAAATCAGCAATATCTCCAACTGAGCCAATGACTGATTTCAATTATATGGCACCACGATTTGCAGCAGCTCCAATCGAACAAATGATGGGCTTCTATGATAAGACACAGCTCTCTGAAATTGCTGATTTCAATGCTATGAGACAACCATCACCACCAATGACTGAACATAATGGGATCATGAGCATCTGCAATAATCATTCAACCGAGCAAAGTTTCCAACAGAACTTGAGCAATGCAATGATATCTGGTAAAGATCATGTGGATCAGTTTGGAATGGCATATGGTGAAAGAGATGAAGTCATAGGTCCAATGAAACTGCTTTGTTATGAGCCAGCAATTGAAATACACGATGTTTTAAGTGATAGTATTGAACCAAAAGAGTTACATGCTGATGAACGTAGTAGACATGATGTTGGTTGCAGGCATGCTGAAGATTTTAGTAAGCTGGATCCATGA
- the LOC140854376 gene encoding uncharacterized protein isoform X2, with the protein MEMDPENIEAVIHQRYGVPEGENSGPSLRFPPGFNFNPNDQELIRLYLDRKIKGNYELSGEEKFYFFTSRTRKYPNGSRPARAAGGGYWKATGSEKKIYNDDDELVGVKKTLVYYRGKAKENDGVKTDWIMQEYISEITTCKPGDSMKLDDWVLCCIHKKRGAIDNPHNLQNISQAQSNMPTEQDAKNNQSYQTFIDSNGGYDNAIMVQRLVAAPGMQITEFNGSMVPSLAAEPSVQITPSMQLTELNDMVAPSIIAPSDQMIGSNGMLQQFAVATRMQMTEFNGMFQPSAIAPSGQMIDFNRRMPQLGEAYAELMDNHDCMVQKSAISPTEPMTDFNYMAPRFAAAPIEQMMGFYDKTQLSEIADFNAMRQPSPPMTEHNGIMSICNNHSTEQSFQQNLSNAMISGKDHVDQFGMAYGERDEVIGPMKLLCYEPAIEIHDVLSDSIEPKELHADERSRHDVGCRHAEDFSKLDP; encoded by the exons ATGGAGATGGACCCAGAAAATATTGAAGCAGTGATTCACCAAAGATATGGAGTTCCAGAGGGGGAGAATAGCGGCCCTTCTTTGAGGTTTCCTCCTGGCTTTAACTTCAACCCGAACGATCAAGAGCTGATACGTTTGTATCTCGACCGCAAGATCAAGG GAAATTACGAGCTTTctggagaagaaaaattttatttcttcactTCAAGAACACGCAAATATCCAAATGGGAGCCGTCCAGCTCGTGCTGCTGGTGGTGGATATTGGAAAGCCACAGGGTCTGAAAagaaaatctacaatgatgatgaTGAGCTAGTGGGAGTGAAAAAAACCTTGGTATACTATAGAGGAAAGGCTAAAGAAAATGATGGTGTAAAGACTGACTGGATAATGCAAGAGTATATAAGTGAGATCACAACTTGCAAGCCTGGTGATTCAATGAAG CTTGATGATTGGGTTTTATGCTGCATTCATAAGAAAAGAGGTGCTATAGACAATCCTCACAACCTACAGAATATTTCTCAAGCTCAATCAAACATGCCAACCGAACAAGATGCAAAGAATAATCAAAGCTATCAGACTTTTATTGACTCAAATGGTGGCTATGATAATGCCATTATGGTACAACGATTAGTAGCAGCACCAGGTATGCAAATTACTGAATTTAATGGTAGTATGGTCCCATCATTAGCAGCAGAACCAAGTGTGCAAATTACACCAAGCATGCAATTAACTGAACTTAATGATATGGTCGCACCATCAATAATAGCACCAagtgatcaaatgattggttctaATGGAATGCTACAACAATTTGCAGTAGCAACAAGGATGCAAATGACTGAATTTAATGGTATGTTCCAACCATCAGCAATAGCACCAAGTGGACAGATGATTGATTTTAATAGAAGGATGCCACAATTAGGAGAAGCCTATGCTGAGCTAATGGATAATCATGATTGCATGGTACAAAAATCAGCAATATCTCCAACTGAGCCAATGACTGATTTCAATTATATGGCACCACGATTTGCAGCAGCTCCAATCGAACAAATGATGGGCTTCTATGATAAGACACAGCTCTCTGAAATTGCTGATTTCAATGCTATGAGACAACCATCACCACCAATGACTGAACATAATGGGATCATGAGCATCTGCAATAATCATTCAACCGAGCAAAGTTTCCAACAGAACTTGAGCAATGCAATGATATCTGGTAAAGATCATGTGGATCAGTTTGGAATGGCATATGGTGAAAGAGATGAAGTCATAGGTCCAATGAAACTGCTTTGTTATGAGCCAGCAATTGAAATACACGATGTTTTAAGTGATAGTATTGAACCAAAAGAGTTACATGCTGATGAACGTAGTAGACATGATGTTGGTTGCAGGCATGCTGAAGATTTTAGTAAGCTGGATCCATGA